The Chryseolinea soli nucleotide sequence AACTGTCCATTCTTCATGTGGTCTTCTTTCATGCGCATGAAGGTGGCATCCGGATCTGTTTTCGAATAACTGTTGCGCTTGCCTAAGATTTTCTCCTGCTGGGTATAGCGTTCTACATTACGTGGCCAGGTCTTTTTCGCATAGTTGAGTTGCTGACGTTTTTTCTTAGATATTTCCTTGCCCTCCAAAGCTTGGTCGATCCGATCAATGGTGCTTTTTACTTGTTCTGCACTCACAGGGGCGAAGCTTTCAGGAGTTTCATCTTTCAACTCTTCGGCTGCAATACCTTCGGCATAGGCCCACAACTCCTTCAGCTGCTCCTCCATGCGGGCTTTACTGGTTTTTATCGCATTGCCCCATACAAATGTATAGCGGTTGGTCTGCGCTTCCAGTTTGGTCCCATCTGTATAGATCTCTTTGAGACTTAAATGACCGGCTTCAACTAGTAACTCCACCACTTGCCCAAATACAGTCTTTAATACATCCTTCAGCCGTTCACTACGAAAACGATTAATGGTATTGTGATCTGGCTTGTTCATGCCTGCCAACCACATAAAGTGAATGTTCTCTTTCAAAGCTGATTCCATCCTACGAGAGGAGTAAGTATTATTCAGATAGCCATACACCAACACCTTCAGAAGCATTCGCGGATGGTAACTAGAGCTACCTCCACCCTTGAATTTTTTCAGCAAAGGATCAATGTCTATCCTGTCAATTACCTGATTTACAATACGAACCGGATGGTTCTTGTCGATGAGATCTTCCTTGGCGGAAGTATCATCACCTGGTTGGGAGTGTAGTTTTTGAAAACTACTTTTGTTTTAGTTAGCACAAAAGCAAGATAAAGCCTTGCATCAAGAAGGGAACTACGGTTCTCTTCTTTTTTATGGCCCTGCCATTAACTTATTAAATTCACAAACGATCTAAATTTGATGCTATGAAAGAGAACATTCCACCCTCGAAAGCAGTGAACGAGATGACACTTCGTGTGACGTCCGCCGACGGTACGAGGATCGCCTACGACCGGAAAGGCACTGGCCCGGCGGTGATCCTCGTCGGCGGCACCCTAGACGACGGCACTGAGAACGCGCCGCTGGCCCGGCTCCTTGCCAACCATTTCACGGTCTACAATTACGCACGACGCGGCCGGGCCGCCAGCGGCAATACACCGCCGTACGCCGTGGCGCGGGAGGTGGAAGACCTCGACGCGCTGATTGCGACAGCCGGCGGCTCAGCTCACGTGTACGGCGCCTCATCTGGCGGCGCCCTCGCGCTGGAGGCAGCAGCGGCAGGTTCGGCTATCGACAAGATCGCGGTGTGGGATGTGCCGTACGTGATCGGAGACGACCTGTGGCCGAGGTTCAACCAGTACATCGCGGACACCCACGAGGCATACAAAGCCGGCCGGGACGAGGAGCTCCTGGAACTGTTCATGAGACTTACCGGCGGACCCGACGCGGACATCGCGGCTGGCAAACAGCACCCGCTCTGGGCCTCGTCCGTCGCGCTCGCCCACACGCTCGTCAAGGACGCCATGGTCCTCAATGGCTACAAGATCCCCACGAACCGACTTGCCCGCATCACTCAGTCGGTCCTGGTGACCATCGAGGGTCCGATCACCGAGCCCCAGATGGCAGCCCTCCCGACCGACTTCTTCGACCGCGCCGCGAAAGCGATAACCGCTGCCATCCCCCAGACCGAACGACACACGCTCGACGGGCAGGGACACGTCGTCGCCCCCGAAGTCATGGCCCGTGTACTGAAGACGTTCTTCAACGAGTAAGGGGAATATGTACTTCACAAACCCGGTCTGATATGATCGGAGCATGTTCGACCCGCCCAAATAGGCCGCACCGTTCTTGGCGGCAATCTTTAACGGCGAAGGCTTCAGCAAAAGAGGCTGCCCTTTTGAGACAGCCTCTTTATCATTTGGCTTATCGCTTCTTTTTTCTCCCTCCTGCCAATTTGTATTTGATGGGCTGGACAAACATCGACTTCACAGCTTTGCCCCGGGTCTGGCCGGGAATCCAGTTGGGCATGGCGGCAACGGTGCGCTGAGCTTCCGCGTCGCAGTCGGGCGAGATGCCTTTGATGACTTTGGCGTTCGTCACGGCGCCGTTCTTGTCGACGATAAAGCTAACGAACACGGAACCTTCGACGCCCATTCTCCTGGCCGACGCGGGATAACGCAACGTGGACGAAACAAAACGCCCCAGTGCGCTCAGCCCTCCCTTGAATTCCGCAGGTCGTTCAATACGTAAATAAATGGTATCGCCTGTACTCACATGCACGTTGTAGGTCGACAAGGAAACCGAGTCCTGAACATCTTCAAATTGATTGAATTCATCGGTGCTCTTTACTTTGAGAATGCCATTGCCCTCTGGCGACAATTCGTCTTGCCCCGTGGGGGAATAGCTGTGAATGATGATTTCCTTTTTAGCGCGGTAGCGTGTTTCTCTTTTCAGCTTGCCGTCTTCGTAGTAAGTTTTATAATCCCCGGCCACCTCATTGTCGACGTAGTATCGTTCAGATTCCACATTGCCGTTTTCGTAGTAGTTGGTGCGTTTTCCTTCATATCGGATAGCGGGCGAAATGCTGCTGCACGCGGCAACCATTTGCAGTTTTCCTGAAATGAAATAATCGCGCACAATAAATTTGCTCCGCCCCCCCTCTTCGACGGTGCGGTAATATTTGGCAATGGATTGGTCGCCGGTGGGCATCCAGTTGCTATCAAAATAGAGGGTGATCTTTTCTTTGTTTTGAGCGGTTGCCGACAGGGCCAGTGCGAATGCACTGAAAAGAAAAATGATTGGTTTCATGGCGTACAAAAAGGTTTAGGCTAATGCGTCGAAAGACGGTCGCCCAAAACTATAAAAAATCCGATGCCGAAACAGCATCGTTTGATTTTTTTAAAATCAACCTCACTCCCCCGCCCACAAAATCGCATTCCTTACCAGCATCCCGTAATTCGCATCGCTGCACAACGAAGCATCATGACCTATCGCAATATAAACCACCCGATGATAATGCTCATTCGTCCAGATAATGGGATGATCGCCCATAGGCTTATTTTGCTTATAGGTCGACTCATCTGCGGTCGCCAAAACGTGCACGTTCGACCGCGGGCTTTTATTGAATTCATACCACTCGTCGGGAACCTCGAATCGCTCGGGCAAATTTCGCGTCACCGGATGTTTGCGATCTTCCACGACCACCGTTCCTTTTTGGAAAGCGGGATGGGGTGAGTAGATCACGCCGCCCATAAGGTCTTCGAACCATTGCCAATAGCGCGCGCCAGGCTTCAGAAAATCTTTCCCCGTCAATCCTGCGGCGTGCAAGCCCACCCAACCCTTGCCCTGGCGGATGAATCTTTCCATGGCGTCCTGTTGGTCGCGCGTCATGTCGAAGGGTGCCAGCTGCACCTGTACGATCACCTGGTATTGTGCCAGATTGGCGTCATTGAGCAGGCTGGTGTCGGCCGTAATATCAATAGCAAAATTATTCTTGGCCGCCAACGCTTCAAGAAAGGGTTTGGCGGCAGTCATCATCTTGTTGTGGTCGGGATGACCCGACAGCATGGCGAGCACGCGGAAGGCAGGCTTTGCAGCAGCGCTGACGACGAGGCCCATGACAAAGCAGGATAACACGAGGTGTTTCAACGCAGCGTTCATGTGGGATGAGGTTATTTTTGCGAAGCCCATGCGATGGCGTTGCTAAACAGGGTCTTATAGTCTTTGCTGTTGAACAATACCGGGTCGTGTCCCATAAAAATGTAAACATTCCGGGCTTTCACTTTGGTATTGGTCCACACAATGGGATGGTCGCCCATCTTCACGTCGCTGTTGGGCGCGTAGGTAGACTCGTCCACGCTGGCCAGCACGTGCACGTTGGGGCGTGGACTGGCATCGTAGGTGTAGAACTCTTCTTTTTCGATAAAGAATTTTGCGGGGATGTTTTTCATCACCGGATGCTTTTTATCTTCCACATTGGCCGTTGCCGATACGAAGGTGGCGATGTAGTTCTTAAAGCGGATGCTCCCCATGAACTGGTGGAACCAAGGCCACATGGCATAGCCGTCGAACTCCCCCAGCAATGTGGCATGATGAAACCCGATCCATCCCCCTCGCCCTTCGTTGATGTAGCGTTCGAACGACGCCTTCGCCGAATCGCTCCACATGTAAGGCGGATAGTTCAACTGGATAAACAATTGGTATTGTGACAAGAATGCATCATTTATCTTTTCCGCATTCTCGATGTGGTCGACGGTAAAGTTCTTTGTTTTGGCCTCGCCTTCCAGCCAGGCCAAAGCCGCATCTACATAGGGACGATGACGATCGCCCATTTCGGCCATCACAATAACTTTGAACTTTGGCGATTTATTCTTTTGAGCCCATGCCCGCGACAGGCTCATCATTAAAAACACACTGCACACACAAAGGAGATAGATTTTTTTCATAGGTCGGAAGTTGGACGTCTATTGCTATTTACAATAAAGTATAAACTTTTGCAGCAGTTTCTTTTGCGTGGTTTATTCTTGATGTGCCTACGTCAATTGCGATATGCTAGCGGCGAAGACGAGATGGCGACATCACGTGTTAGGTAAAAAGACATGCAGGGACAGACGTTAGCGTTTGGCATGACCTCGTGATGGTGACAGGAATGTTGTTGCAGTTCTGTGTCAGAACTGCTAAACTTGTCACACACCACAACCCAAGCCATTATGTTTCGTCTCGCTTCCCTGCTCATACTGATCTTTTTCGCCGCGACTGCTTCCGCCCAAACCGCCAGCAAGCCCTTTCGCATCGGGGTGGCTGGCCTCAACCACGGTCACGCCGGTGTGATCCTGAGCCGCGCCCACGACGGCGACATCGAAATTGTCGGCATCGCCGAACCCGATCGTGCCCTGGCCGAGCAATACCTGAAAAAATTCAACCTTCCCATCACGCTCTGGTACCCCACGCTTGCCGAGATGTTGGACAAGGCCAAACCCGAGGCCGTCACCGGCTTTAACAGTACATTCGATCACCTGGAAGTAGTGAAGGCCTGCGCGCCGCGAAAGATTCACGTCATGGTGGAAAAGCCGCTAGCCGTGAACAACGATCATGCGCGCCAGATCGCCGCACTGGCCGAACAACATAAGATCCATGTACTCGTCAACTACGAGACGACGTGGTATGGCAGCAACACCGACGTTAGCAGCCGGTTCATCACGGACCACCCCTTTGGTAAGATCCGGAAGGCAGTGGTGCACGATGGCCATCAGGGACCGAAAGAAATCCATTGTGGCCCCGAATTTTTGGCGTGGCTGACGGACCCCGTCAAAAACGGTGGTGGTGCCTTGATGGACTTTGGTTGCTATGGCGCCAACCTGCTCACCTGGCTGCACCAGGGCGCGCGTCCATTGGCTGTCGTGGCGGTGACCCAACAACTGAAACCCAATATCTATCCGAAAGTAGACGATGAGGCAACCATCGTGCTCACCTACCCCGACGGACAAGCCATCATTCAAGCCTCGTGGAACTGGCCTTTCGGCCGAAAGGACATGGAGATCTATGGCGAAACGGGCTATGTGCTGGCCGACAAGCAAGGCTCCCGCATACGCTCCGCCCAGGACAAGCCCGAAGAATATGTGAAAAGCCCGGAGCTGAAAAAGCCCTATAACGACCCGTTCGTTTACCTGGGTGCCGTGGTACGCGGTGAGATCACGGTAGGACCATCCGATCTGTCGTCGTTACAGAACAACCTGATCGTGGTGGAGATCCTGCAGGCCGCAAAGGAATCGGCGCAGCAGGGCAAAACCATCTATCTGAAGAAATAGATCGCCGTTGCTTTCTTTGGCGTTGCACGCTGCAAAGGGGAATCGTATATTCGGTTCGGCCGTACGCGAAAGCGAAAAGCTCTAACCAAAAAAAGAATACCATGATCTCCCGACGATCGTTTATGCAACGCGCTGCCGCCGGCATGGCAGGCCTGTCGTTTGCCGAAAGCGCCTTCTCCAACATTCTGGTGCCCCAGAAAAAAGAACGCCTGGGCGTGGCCCTGGTGGGCCTGGGATATTATAGCACCGATCTCCTGGCTCCCGCCCTCCAACTGACCCAGCATTGCTACCTGGCCGGGATCGTGACGGGCACGCCCTCCAAAGCCGAGGAATGGAAAAAGCAACACAACCTTCCCGACAAGAACATCTACTCCTACGACAACTTCGACACCGTGGCCAACAACCCCGACATCGATGTGATCTATGTGGTGCTGCCTCCGTCCATGCATGCCGAGTATAGCATTCGCGCCGCCAAGGCAGGCAAGCACGTGTGGTGTGAAAAACCAATGGCGGTTTCTGTCGCCGAATGTCAAAGCATGATCGATGCGTGTAACAAAAACAAAGTAAAGCTCGCCATCGGCTATCGCCTGCACCACGAGCCTAACACACAACAGATCATGAAATTTGCCAAGGAACAGACCTATGGCAAGGTGACAAAGGTGGAAGCGAAAGCGGGTTACTTCGATCCGCGGACCGATCATTGGAAGCAGAAGAAAAGCATGGGGGGTGGCGTCATGGGC carries:
- a CDS encoding Gfo/Idh/MocA family protein, whose protein sequence is MISRRSFMQRAAAGMAGLSFAESAFSNILVPQKKERLGVALVGLGYYSTDLLAPALQLTQHCYLAGIVTGTPSKAEEWKKQHNLPDKNIYSYDNFDTVANNPDIDVIYVVLPPSMHAEYSIRAAKAGKHVWCEKPMAVSVAECQSMIDACNKNKVKLAIGYRLHHEPNTQQIMKFAKEQTYGKVTKVEAKAGYFDPRTDHWKQKKSMGGGVMGDMGVYPLNAARYSTGLEPIAVTAQASTTRPEIYKEVEETMNFLLEFPGGATAQCEASFGKSMNDLMVTCSKGWYKLSPFQAYSGVNGVTSDGKKLNAVIPNEQARQMDDDALAIMNNTKLLAPGEEGLRDIRVVEAVYRSVAQKKRVMI
- a CDS encoding alpha/beta fold hydrolase, whose amino-acid sequence is MKENIPPSKAVNEMTLRVTSADGTRIAYDRKGTGPAVILVGGTLDDGTENAPLARLLANHFTVYNYARRGRAASGNTPPYAVAREVEDLDALIATAGGSAHVYGASSGGALALEAAAAGSAIDKIAVWDVPYVIGDDLWPRFNQYIADTHEAYKAGRDEELLELFMRLTGGPDADIAAGKQHPLWASSVALAHTLVKDAMVLNGYKIPTNRLARITQSVLVTIEGPITEPQMAALPTDFFDRAAKAITAAIPQTERHTLDGQGHVVAPEVMARVLKTFFNE
- a CDS encoding ThuA domain-containing protein, which produces MNAALKHLVLSCFVMGLVVSAAAKPAFRVLAMLSGHPDHNKMMTAAKPFLEALAAKNNFAIDITADTSLLNDANLAQYQVIVQVQLAPFDMTRDQQDAMERFIRQGKGWVGLHAAGLTGKDFLKPGARYWQWFEDLMGGVIYSPHPAFQKGTVVVEDRKHPVTRNLPERFEVPDEWYEFNKSPRSNVHVLATADESTYKQNKPMGDHPIIWTNEHYHRVVYIAIGHDASLCSDANYGMLVRNAILWAGE
- a CDS encoding energy transducer TonB, giving the protein MKPIIFLFSAFALALSATAQNKEKITLYFDSNWMPTGDQSIAKYYRTVEEGGRSKFIVRDYFISGKLQMVAACSSISPAIRYEGKRTNYYENGNVESERYYVDNEVAGDYKTYYEDGKLKRETRYRAKKEIIIHSYSPTGQDELSPEGNGILKVKSTDEFNQFEDVQDSVSLSTYNVHVSTGDTIYLRIERPAEFKGGLSALGRFVSSTLRYPASARRMGVEGSVFVSFIVDKNGAVTNAKVIKGISPDCDAEAQRTVAAMPNWIPGQTRGKAVKSMFVQPIKYKLAGGRKKKR
- a CDS encoding Gfo/Idh/MocA family protein, yielding MFRLASLLILIFFAATASAQTASKPFRIGVAGLNHGHAGVILSRAHDGDIEIVGIAEPDRALAEQYLKKFNLPITLWYPTLAEMLDKAKPEAVTGFNSTFDHLEVVKACAPRKIHVMVEKPLAVNNDHARQIAALAEQHKIHVLVNYETTWYGSNTDVSSRFITDHPFGKIRKAVVHDGHQGPKEIHCGPEFLAWLTDPVKNGGGALMDFGCYGANLLTWLHQGARPLAVVAVTQQLKPNIYPKVDDEATIVLTYPDGQAIIQASWNWPFGRKDMEIYGETGYVLADKQGSRIRSAQDKPEEYVKSPELKKPYNDPFVYLGAVVRGEITVGPSDLSSLQNNLIVVEILQAAKESAQQGKTIYLKK
- a CDS encoding ThuA domain-containing protein, translating into MKKIYLLCVCSVFLMMSLSRAWAQKNKSPKFKVIVMAEMGDRHRPYVDAALAWLEGEAKTKNFTVDHIENAEKINDAFLSQYQLFIQLNYPPYMWSDSAKASFERYINEGRGGWIGFHHATLLGEFDGYAMWPWFHQFMGSIRFKNYIATFVSATANVEDKKHPVMKNIPAKFFIEKEEFYTYDASPRPNVHVLASVDESTYAPNSDVKMGDHPIVWTNTKVKARNVYIFMGHDPVLFNSKDYKTLFSNAIAWASQK